Proteins from a single region of Ziziphus jujuba cultivar Dongzao chromosome 1, ASM3175591v1:
- the LOC107405954 gene encoding receptor-like serine/threonine-protein kinase SD1-8 produces MKTSKVFLHFHIFFCFLCSSHALEKLTPGMTLQGYETLISAGGMFELGFFTEHKLRFQYLGIWFKNDRNRKPVWVANRGTPLLDFTGVLSIRYDGNLVMTDVTTIPNIVNNGELAKSNETSAEILDSGNLILLESGKIIWQSFDYPTDTLLAGMKLGWFNINTNSLRLQYLSSWLSPSDPNTGFYYLGLNTNDTSRFNLWRLDSAYQQIGLWDGYEFRFFFQSSSDNHYNFSYVSNSKNISLTFHNIENEGITWFVLDSDGSIIEFRMEGEEISSVNYSVCDAKMPHNSTGCLILSPTMCKDGDDFSYNRGLIPTSMLVSLPAITSPSECDLICRSNCSCVGYVSMNDNGTGCQIFYGEKADLLNSIGLGNDAIYMRGDASKSDHHRKRKLLLMIVIILLLPLLLILLIKFSYGVSRYFHYSGNNERSPGSMREFQTTLTSQLSTNKDYSGADIIEFSTKKDHELPLLSFSSVVAATDNFSTLNKIGQGGFGPVYKGKLQGHDIAVKRLSKYSGQGLVEFKNEVELISKLQHRNLVKLLACCIEGEEKILIYEYLPNKSLDSFIFDAEKRTLLDWRKRKHIIDGIAQGLLYLHKYSRLRIIHRDLKTSNILLDDCMNPKISDFGMAKILFESEFRTKTHRVVGTYGYMSPEYAVHGFYSIKSDVFSFGVILLEIVSGRKNATFDEPNSSLNLLGYAWDSWNGGRCMELIDPTMDALCSVDDTMLYIQVGLLCVQESAEDRPTMSDVVSMFSNERTSLPTPKQPAYSTLLKAADSSISRRQTPSQNLVTISVVEAR; encoded by the exons ATGAAAACATCCAAAGTTTTTCTTCACTTTcatatattcttttgttttttatgctCGTCTCATGCCTTAGAAAAACTTACGCCAGGAATGACTTTGCAGGGCTATGAAACATTGATTTCTGCTGGTGGGATGTTCGAGCTAGGCTTCTTTACTGAACACAAGTTAAGATTTCAGTACCTTGGAATCTGGTTCAAGAATGATAGAAACAGAAAACCAGTCTGGGTTGCAAACAGAGGAACTCCACTCCTGGATTTCACTGGAGTTCTCAGCATAAGATATGATGGGAACTTGGTCATGACTGATGTGACAACAATTCCAAATATTGTCAACAATGGAGAACTAGCAAAAAGTAATGAAACAAGCGCAGAAATTCTCGATTCGGGAAATTTAATCCTCTTGGAATCAGGAAAGATCATATGGCAGAGTTTCGATTACCCAACTGATACACTTCTCGCTGGAATGAAATTGGGGTGGTTTAATATAAACACAAACAGCCTCAGGTTGCAGTATCTTTCATCATGGCTAAGTCCGTCCGATCCAAATACTGGTTTTTATTATCTGGGCCTTAATACGAACGACACTTCAAGATTCAACCTCTGGCGCCTGGATAGTGCTTATCAGCAGATTGGCTTATGGGATGGATATGAGTTCAGATTCTTTTTCCAGAGCTCATCAGATAATCATTACAATTTTAGCTATGTTTCAAACAGCAAAAATATTTCTCTAACTTTCCACAACATAGAAAATGAGGGAATTACTTGGTTTGTTTTAGATTCAGATGGGTCAATCATCGAGTTCAGGATGGAAGGTGAAGAGATTTCAAGTGTGAACTATTCAGTATGCGATGCCAAAATGCCACACAATTCTACAGGATGCTTGATATTATCACCAACCATGTgcaaagatggagatgatttcTCATACAACAGAGGACTAATACCAACTTCGATGCTTGTCAGTTTGCCGGCGATTACTAGTCCCAGCGAGTGTGATCTCATATGCAGGAGCAACTGTTCATGCGTGGGTTATGTTTCTATGAATGATAATGGAACTGGATGTCAAATTTTCTATGGAGAAAAAGCTGATCTTCTGAACAGCATAGGGCTAGGGAACGATGCAATTTATATGCGAGGAGATGCTTCTAAATCTG ATCATCATAGAAAGAGGAAACTGCTGCTGATGATTGTCATCATTCTACTGCTTCCTTTGCTATTGATACTTTTGATAAAGTTCTCATATGGCGTTTCAAGATATTTCCATTATTCAG GAAACAATGAGAGGAGCCCAGGAAGCATGCGAGAATTTCAGACAACGCTAACATCCCAATTAAGCACTAATAAAGATTATAGCGGAGCTGATATTATTGAATTCAGCACAAAGAAGGATCATGAGCTTCCCCTGCTTAGCTTTTCCAGTGTTGTGGCAGCCACTGATAATTTCTCCACCCTGAATAAGATTGGACAGGGTGGTTTTGGACCTGTTTATAAG GGAAAACTACAAGGGCATGATATTGCAGTCAAGAGGCTTTCTAAATATTCTGGACAGGGATTAGTAGAGTTCAAGAATGAGGTAGAGTTAATTTCTAAACTACAGCACAGAAATCTTGTCAAGCTTTTGGCTTGCTGCATTGAGGGAGAAGAAAAGATATTAATCTATGAGTACCTGCCTAACAAAAGCTTGGATTCTTTCATCTTTG ATGCGGAAAAGAGAACTCTGCTGGATTGGAGAAAACGCAAACACATCATTGATGGGATTGCTCAGGGACTTCTTTATCTTCATAAGTACTCAAGATTAAGAATTATTCATCGTGATTTGAAAACCAGCAACATCTTATTGGATGACTGCATGAACCCCAAAATATCAGATTTTGGAATGGCAAAAATTCTATTTGAAAGTGAATTTCGAACAAAAACACATAGAGTAGTTGGAACATA TGGCTACATGTCTCCGGAGTATGCAGTGCATGGCTTTTACTCAATAAAATCCGACGTATTTAGCTTTGGAGTTATTTTGTTGGAGATCGTGAGTGGCAGGAAGAATGCAACCTTTGATGAGCCTAATAGCTCATTGAACTTACTTGGATAT GCTTGGGACTCATGGAATGGGGGGCGATGCATGGAGTTAATAGATCCAACAATGGATGCTTTGTGTTCAGTAGATGATACAATGCTGTACATTCAGGTGGGTCTGTTGTGTGTTCAAGAAAGTGCAGAGGACAGGCCAACCATGTCAGATGTGGTTTCAATGTTCAGCAATGAAAGGACGAGTTTACCTACACCTAAACAGCCTGCATATTCTACTCTTCTAAAGGCAGCTGATAGttcaatctcaagaaggcaaACCCCTTCTCAAAATCTTGTAACAATTTCAGTAGTAGAAGCTCGGTGA